CTTTGGGGAAAGCAATCGAGCGGACTTACGTTTTAGTGTGAATACTCCAGGCCGCTATTATCTCAGTAATAAAAAGGACGGCGTTATCCGCAGAATCGTGCCAGATCAGGATCCCAGCATTACTCTGGGGGCTGCTAGCGCTGGGGCTCAGGAAGCTACCGTCAACTATAATGGCTGCTTGCAAAGGAGTGATGACATGCTCACTTGGGAAGATGTGGTACCTCAGCCGCAGTCTGGATCCAATGTGCCCCTCAGCGAGACTTCCGGTTTTTTCAGGAGCGTTCTGAAATAAAAAATGCCCGTCTGAAAGAGACGGGCATTGAAAATGCTTGGGTATCGTGAGGCTTACTGGAGATGTCTCTGGATTTTCTTTAGAGCATCCTCTACGGTTAGACCGTGAATTTCTCTGAGAACCGGAACTTTACCGTGTTCTACAAATTCATCTGGCCAGCCAATGCGCTCCACATGTGTGGGGATATCATGGTCGTGCAGGAGTTCGATGATGGAGGCTCCAAAACCATTCATCAGTACATGATCTTCAAAGGTGCAAACTACCTTGGATTGGCTAGCGAACTTGGTGATCATGGCAGCATCCAGTGGCTTGATCCATCGTGGGTTGATTAAGGTGACTGAGTAGCCGAGAGCTTCAAGTTTGTCCTTGGTCTGTACCGCCATGTCGAACATTTCGCCAAGACCGATGAGGCAGACATCCGTACCTTCCTGCAGGAGTTCAGCCTTACCAATTTCCAGAATCTGTGGCTCACTCTTCGGTGTGGCACCGACTCCAGCTCCACGAGGATAGCGAATCGCTGTTGGGCCGTCATCGTAGTTGGCCATTGTCCAGAGCATGTCGACGAATTCATCTTCATCCTTAGGCTGCATGTGAATGATGCCAGGGACGTGGCGTAGATAGCCGATATCGAACAGACCGTGGTGGGTAGGGCCGTCATCACCGGAAAGACCGGCGCGGTCCATACAGAGGCGCACAGGAAGGTTCTGCAGGGCGATGTCATGGATGATCATGTCATAGGCGCGCTGCATGAAGGTGGAATAGATGGTCAAGAAAGGGCGCAGTCCCTCACAAGCGTGACCACAGGCGAATAGGGCCGCATGCTCTTCGGCAATACCTACGTCAAAGTAGCGCTCGTTGACCTCTTTCTTGAAAATGTCCAGTTTGGTGCCACCTGGCATCGCGGCGGTGATTGCCGTGATTTTTTCGTCTTTCTTGGCGAAATCGGTCAAGTGTCTGCCAAAGATTTCAGAATAGGTCGGCGTGCTTGCAGCAGCCGTGGTGCCGTCTTCGATCTTGTAGGCACCCAGGCCATGAAATTTCCCAGGATTGTCGAGTGCTGGTTTGTAGCCGCGGCCTTTCTCCGTAATGATGTGTAGAACGACAGGCTCCTCCTGTTCCTTGAGGTAGGAGAAGGTGTCGATCAGCATGTTGATGTCGTGACCGTCAACCGGGCCGAAATAGCGCACTCCAAATTTCTCGAACAAGACATTTGGCATGAGGAGGTTCTTGGCACCGCGCTCGATTTTGTGAGCGAATTGGCGCGCACCGTACCCTGCGATTTTCTCGACGATGTCAGCCGTTTTCTTGCGAACGGCAGAATAGGTGGAGCTGGTTTGCAGGTTGTTGAAATACTTGGCCATCGCCCCAACGTTCCGGTCGATCGACCATTCGTTATCATTGAGGACAACAATGAATTTTTTGGAGGTCTCGGCAATGTTGTTCAATGCCTCCAAGGTGGTTCCGCAAGTGAAGGCAGCGTCGCCAGCAACGGCGACAACGTTGTTTTTACCTCCTACGAGATCTCTGGCTGAAGCCATGCCCAGTGCGGCTGATACTGCCGTGCCAGCGTGTCCAGCACCGTAGCAGTCATGCTCGGACTCGGTACGGAGTAAGAAGCCGTTGAGACCTTTATATGTACGGATGGTGTGGATCTCTTCGGCTCTGCCAGTCAACATCTTGTGGACATAGCCCTGGTGGGATACATCGAAGGTGAATTTGTCTTCTGGGGAATCGAAGACGTAGTGCAGAGCGATCGAGAGCTCAACAACACCAAGGTTCGGTCCTAGGTGGCCGCCTGTGACGGAGAGGCGGGAAATCAATACATCGCGTATTTCCTGAGCAAGTAGGGGAAGATCTGTGCGGTTAAGCTTCTTAAGGTCTTCAGGTTGCTTGATTGTGGAAAGGAGTCGCGGTAGAGCGGGAACGTCGTTAGAAGAGTCGGATTTCATCGTCATCGGATGATGATGGTGTACTAGGTGATTTTGCTGCTGCTGGTTTCTCTCCTTTGGCAATAGTTTCAAGACGTTTTTTTGCTGATTCTAAAGTACTCTCGCATTGTGCGAGTAGAGAGGCGCCACGCTCGTATTGAGCGATCAACTCTTCAAGAGGGAGTTGATCGCTTTCCATACGATTGACGATGTCCTCGAGCTCTTGGAGCGATTTCTCGAAGCTCTGAGGTTCGTTTGATTGATCTTTTTTGGGCATGTCGAAAGCTGGTAACTTTATTCCTCCATATTGGGTGTGACCGCGTTACGCGAATAGTAGATTGATGGACGGAATAAGTTTTCGAGAATAATGGTGTGTTTGTAGGTGCCGTTGATTGGCGATATGAGTTTGCTTACAGTAGGGTTGCTGGCGAACAAGTCACGCGATTTTGACTGAGACATGTAGGCCATCCATGGTGAGTAGGCGATAGGGGACAAATCTTGGTTAACACGGAAACTGTCAAGGATATCTCCATCCTGATACGAAGCCATGGTGAAATGAAGTCCTGAAACTGGAGTTTGCTGCTCTTCGGCGATCGTTTCGAGCATTTCCAGCTGCTCGCTGTTCAAGGGCATCCAGATGCTTTGTCTGTCTGCGTACCATGCGATAGCCCACGGCTGATCGGATACGATGAGAGTATTTTCATCGGTAACATCAGCCAAATTACGGTTCAGGCTGACAGGGTTCACACCAATGGGGGAATTAGTGTTATCATGAGTTCTCGAGAGCAAGAATAAGGTGGAAATTAGTGGTCCAGCTGTGATGAGGACGACTACGGCAATGTGTAAGTTGCCCACTAGGCCTCCCTGCTGACTCAATGGTACACGAGCCCAGATGATACAGAGGAATGCTACTGCATAGGCTGCCATGAGTGGCATGAAGAGCATGTGTACTTGGTTGGGATCCACTGCTTCATCTCCGGCGCCATAGAGAGACATGCCAAAGGCGGCAAATACCCACATCAGGAGAATTCCCCAACGGAATTTTGAGATGCTGCTTCTCTTGAATGGATGGAACAGCGCCAAGAAGAATGCAGGAGCTATGACGAGCCCTCCTAAGAAGAAGTTGATGTAGCTTATCTGAGTTACAAAGCTACCTAGAATACGAAGATTCAAGCCCTTGATATTTAATGGAGGAATCTCCAGGCTACGCATGAAGTGGTCTCTTGATCCACCAGCATGGAGTGCATAAAAAGCTGTCCCCAGAGGGTTGTCACTGTGTGTCGTGTAATAGATGAGGGGGGCAACGATGAATAGCAGCATAATACCAATCAATGTCACCGCCACGACTCCTCGAGGACGGAAGTAGATGCAGGCAAATATAACATAGCCTACGAACATCCACAGGGTGATCCAGTGAGTCAGTGCAAGCAGGGCAAAGAAAAAGCCAGAAATGATGACTGGCAAGAAAGCCCTGCCCTTGGACTCCTGAATCTCGATTGCTCTCCAGGCCATGTAGAGTGCTGAAGAGAAAAGCATCAGCATCAGCATCTGGGGCAGACCAGACTGAGTGATCTGCCACATGTACTCACTGACCATCATGAGAATAGCGACTACCGAGCCAATTTTCTTGTCGAATATCCTGCTGATCAACAGGTAGTTTATTCCTATGGAGATAATGAAGAAGAGACTGCAGGTTACTGCGATCACACGGTCCAGTTTATACACAGTATCATTGGCAAGCATCCGGTAATTGCCTGCATCATCACCGCCAACCATCTTGATGACGCCTGCATAAACGAGTACATTGAGCGGTGCGTGATAAGTGTCGAACATGTGGTTCAAGTTCACTTTCTTATCAGAGGACTCCAGCTGTTGAATAGAAATAGGGCGCACCATCTTGGTGCTGAGTCCGTTACCACGAGCGACTTCACGGCCAATCTGAGCCTGATCGATACCATCTTTGTGAGACAGACCTCTAAATG
Above is a genomic segment from Rubritalea squalenifaciens DSM 18772 containing:
- the dxs gene encoding 1-deoxy-D-xylulose-5-phosphate synthase, encoding MTMKSDSSNDVPALPRLLSTIKQPEDLKKLNRTDLPLLAQEIRDVLISRLSVTGGHLGPNLGVVELSIALHYVFDSPEDKFTFDVSHQGYVHKMLTGRAEEIHTIRTYKGLNGFLLRTESEHDCYGAGHAGTAVSAALGMASARDLVGGKNNVVAVAGDAAFTCGTTLEALNNIAETSKKFIVVLNDNEWSIDRNVGAMAKYFNNLQTSSTYSAVRKKTADIVEKIAGYGARQFAHKIERGAKNLLMPNVLFEKFGVRYFGPVDGHDINMLIDTFSYLKEQEEPVVLHIITEKGRGYKPALDNPGKFHGLGAYKIEDGTTAAASTPTYSEIFGRHLTDFAKKDEKITAITAAMPGGTKLDIFKKEVNERYFDVGIAEEHAALFACGHACEGLRPFLTIYSTFMQRAYDMIIHDIALQNLPVRLCMDRAGLSGDDGPTHHGLFDIGYLRHVPGIIHMQPKDEDEFVDMLWTMANYDDGPTAIRYPRGAGVGATPKSEPQILEIGKAELLQEGTDVCLIGLGEMFDMAVQTKDKLEALGYSVTLINPRWIKPLDAAMITKFASQSKVVCTFEDHVLMNGFGASIIELLHDHDIPTHVERIGWPDEFVEHGKVPVLREIHGLTVEDALKKIQRHLQ
- the xseB gene encoding exodeoxyribonuclease VII small subunit, which encodes MPKKDQSNEPQSFEKSLQELEDIVNRMESDQLPLEELIAQYERGASLLAQCESTLESAKKRLETIAKGEKPAAAKSPSTPSSSDDDEIRLF
- a CDS encoding ArnT family glycosyltransferase, with protein sequence MSISNQFDGAKLARRGIFFALLIGITLLYTTFSFRGLSHKDGIDQAQIGREVARGNGLSTKMVRPISIQQLESSDKKVNLNHMFDTYHAPLNVLVYAGVIKMVGGDDAGNYRMLANDTVYKLDRVIAVTCSLFFIISIGINYLLISRIFDKKIGSVVAILMMVSEYMWQITQSGLPQMLMLMLFSSALYMAWRAIEIQESKGRAFLPVIISGFFFALLALTHWITLWMFVGYVIFACIYFRPRGVVAVTLIGIMLLFIVAPLIYYTTHSDNPLGTAFYALHAGGSRDHFMRSLEIPPLNIKGLNLRILGSFVTQISYINFFLGGLVIAPAFFLALFHPFKRSSISKFRWGILLMWVFAAFGMSLYGAGDEAVDPNQVHMLFMPLMAAYAVAFLCIIWARVPLSQQGGLVGNLHIAVVVLITAGPLISTLFLLSRTHDNTNSPIGVNPVSLNRNLADVTDENTLIVSDQPWAIAWYADRQSIWMPLNSEQLEMLETIAEEQQTPVSGLHFTMASYQDGDILDSFRVNQDLSPIAYSPWMAYMSQSKSRDLFASNPTVSKLISPINGTYKHTIILENLFRPSIYYSRNAVTPNMEE